One Nicotiana sylvestris chromosome 12, ASM39365v2, whole genome shotgun sequence genomic window carries:
- the LOC104230385 gene encoding probable thiol methyltransferase 2 isoform X1, which translates to MRTHLCSSSYALLFNTLPLLTAPLSRLAMARNHSSKDSQPKVDKMQQLVHSDPSGGWEHCWEKGLTPWDLGQPTPILVDLHQRGALPKGRALVPGCGSGHDVVAIACPERFVVGLDISENAIKQATKLFSSSKSAEYFAFLEADFFTWRPTHLFDLIFDYTFFCAIEPEVRAQWASRIRDLLKPDGELITLIFPISDHEGGPPYKVSVFDYEEVLHPLGIRAESIVENHFAIPPRRGREKLGRWKRSICKSLL; encoded by the exons ATGAGGACCCATTTGTGTTCCTCCTCCTATGCCCTTCTGTTCAACACTTTGCCATTATTAACTGCTCCCCTCAGTAGACTCGCAATGGCAAGAAACCATTCGTCGAAGGATTCACAACCTAAAGTTGACAAAATGCAACAGCTAGTTCATTCTGACCCTTCTG GTGGTTGGGAACATTGCTGGGAGAAGGGGTTGACACCCTGGGATTTAGGGCAGCCTACCCCAATACTTGTTGATCTTCATCAGAGAGGTGCCCTTCCCAAAGGCAGGGCTTTGGTCCCTGGTTGTGGCAGT GGTCATGACGTGGTGGCAATTGCCTGCCCTGAACGCTTTGTTGTTGGCTTGGATATATCAGAAAATGCTATTAAGCAAGCTACAAAA CTGTTTTCATCATCAAAAAGTGCGGAGTATTTTGCTTTTCTAGAGGCAGATTTCTTCACCTGGCGTCCCACTCATTTGTTTGATCTTATCTTTGACTACAC TTTCTTTTGTGCCATTGAACCAGAGGTGAGAGCACAATGGGCCAGTAGAATTCGAGATCTTCTAAAACCAGATGGAGAGCTTATTACACTGATTTTTCCG ATAAGCGACCATGAAGGCGGGCCTCCATATAAAGTATCAGTTTTCGA TTATGAAGAAGTCTTGCACCCCCTGGGGATCAGGGCAGAGTCCATTGTGGAGAATCACTTCGCTATTCCACCTCGGAGA GGAAGAGAGAAGCTGGGAAGGTGGAAAAGGTCCATATGCAAATCCTTGCTCTGA
- the LOC104230385 gene encoding probable thiol methyltransferase 2 isoform X2, with protein sequence MRTHLCSSSYALLFNTLPLLTAPLSRLAMARNHSSKDSQPKVDKMQQLVHSDPSGGWEHCWEKGLTPWDLGQPTPILVDLHQRGALPKGRALVPGCGSLFSSSKSAEYFAFLEADFFTWRPTHLFDLIFDYTFFCAIEPEVRAQWASRIRDLLKPDGELITLIFPISDHEGGPPYKVSVFDYEEVLHPLGIRAESIVENHFAIPPRRGREKLGRWKRSICKSLL encoded by the exons ATGAGGACCCATTTGTGTTCCTCCTCCTATGCCCTTCTGTTCAACACTTTGCCATTATTAACTGCTCCCCTCAGTAGACTCGCAATGGCAAGAAACCATTCGTCGAAGGATTCACAACCTAAAGTTGACAAAATGCAACAGCTAGTTCATTCTGACCCTTCTG GTGGTTGGGAACATTGCTGGGAGAAGGGGTTGACACCCTGGGATTTAGGGCAGCCTACCCCAATACTTGTTGATCTTCATCAGAGAGGTGCCCTTCCCAAAGGCAGGGCTTTGGTCCCTGGTTGTGGCAGT CTGTTTTCATCATCAAAAAGTGCGGAGTATTTTGCTTTTCTAGAGGCAGATTTCTTCACCTGGCGTCCCACTCATTTGTTTGATCTTATCTTTGACTACAC TTTCTTTTGTGCCATTGAACCAGAGGTGAGAGCACAATGGGCCAGTAGAATTCGAGATCTTCTAAAACCAGATGGAGAGCTTATTACACTGATTTTTCCG ATAAGCGACCATGAAGGCGGGCCTCCATATAAAGTATCAGTTTTCGA TTATGAAGAAGTCTTGCACCCCCTGGGGATCAGGGCAGAGTCCATTGTGGAGAATCACTTCGCTATTCCACCTCGGAGA GGAAGAGAGAAGCTGGGAAGGTGGAAAAGGTCCATATGCAAATCCTTGCTCTGA